The stretch of DNA GTCCGACCTCGAGGAGGGTCTCCGCCGCATCGACGAGTACGTCTTCCCGCTCGAGGATGCCCGCGCCCAGGCGGCGTATGGCGTGCACAGCGGCGTCAACAAGGTCCTCATCATCAACCGCGAGATCGTGCCCGGCCGCATCACCGTCGTCTTCGTTGACGAGGTCCTCGGCTTCTAGCGCCAGCCGACGGAGGAATCCACCATGGCCACCCAAATCGAATCGACGCTGGGTGTCGGCATCATCGGTGTTAGCCCCGTCCGGGGCTGGGCCGCCACCGCCCACATCCCGGCACTGCACGCGCTGCCAAACTACGAGATTCGGGCACTCAGCGGGCACAGCGCGGAATCCGCGCGCGCAGCGGGCGAAGCGTTCGGGGTCAGCGCGGTGTTCTCAGACCCCAAGCAGCTGGTGAGCCAACCCGACATCGATGTGGTCGCGGTTACGGTCAAGGTCCCGCACCACCGAGAGCTCGTCTCCGCCGCACTTGCCGCCGGCAAGGCCGTCTACTGCGAGTGGCCCCTTGGCCGCGACCTCGACGACGCGCGAGCGATGGCCGCACTCGCCGCCAAGCAGGGGGTGCGCACGGTCGTCGGGTTGCAGGCCCGCCAGGCCCCGGCGATCGAGTTCGTTCGAGAGCTGCTCCGCGACGGATACGTCGGTGAGGTCCTGTCAACGACCATGGTCGGGCTGTCGGTCCCGGGCGACGTGATCGTCCAGCCCAACGCGTACATGCTCGACAAGACAAACGGGGCCAACGTGCTGACGATCGCCGTCGGCCACAGCCTGGACATACTCAACTACGTACTGGGCGAGTTCGCCGACCTGTCGGCCGTCTCGAATCTCCGCAGGCCGCTCATCACCATCGAGGAGACCGGGGAGCAGATCGTGAAAACGGCGGCCGACCAAATCGCGGTGATCGGCACCCTGACGTCCGGCGCGATCGCCAGCGTGCATGTCCGTGAGGCCGTGGCGGGTGGTACCGGGTTCCTGTGGGAAATCAATGGAACCGACGGAACGCTTCGTATAACCGCTGACGCAGCATACCCCGAAATCTATCCCTTGACCGTCGCGGGAGCACACGGGCGGAGCGAGCCCGCCGAGCTTGCTGTCCCGGCGACGCTGACGCAGAAATGGCCCGCGCTCACCCGCCTGCAAGGAGCGCCCGCCTACAACGTCGGGCGTGCCTACGCCGCGTTCGCGGCAGACATCGAGAACGGGACTCACACCGTTCCGGACTTCGCGGACGCCGTCCGGCGCCACGAGGTCATCGCGGCCATCGAGAGGTCCGCGGCATCAGGGGAACGCTTGAAGGTGTAGCCCGTGCGCCGAGCCGAGTAGCAGAGCCTCGAGAAGGCGCTTGCGCCGCTCGATGCAGACGGCGGTCAGGCACTACGCCGACCTGCGAACGACACGAGGTCCGAAGGCGTTCATTTCCCCGGTCAACAGAAAGCCGACGCCAGGCTCGTCGTGTCTCAGAGACCGCACGGATCGGCAGGGGGGCCTGCGCGCCAGACGGTCAGGGCCACACAACGAACAGCGCCAGAACCGTGCCGTACGCCAAACGGGTCAGGAAGCTTGTCGTGACCGCAGCGGATCTGAGCCCTTCCGACCAGGGGCTGCCAGCCGTGGCCCGCCTGTGGATAGCGAGCGTGATGGCGAACAGGGCGATGCCATATCCGGGTCCCAAGATCCAGGGCAAAAGCCCGGACGGGAACAGGGGAAGGACCAACACGAAGACGACGCCTAGGACCAGCCCGTGGAGGAAGTGGAGCCCGAGCCCTGGGAGCAGAACGGCGTCCGCAGGCCGCCTGAGAATCCTCGAAGCCATCCTCTGATTCACCTGCCAATCGAGGAGGCCTTCGATCCCCCAACGAAACCGCACAGGGAGTTCCACGAGGGTCATCGCTCCCGTGGCCGCGAGGCCCGCGGCGAGCCCCCGCACGATCACGAGGACGTCCATGGTCTCACATTGCCAGGCCGTCAGGTCGGCGTGAGGCCTCGGCGCCGAGGCGACGCGGAGCGCCTCGAATCGGTTCCTCGCACGTCGAAGCCACTTTCGGACATCGAGTTACGACCTATAATCATCCCTGCATGGACTTGCTCCGCGCACCTTCCCCGTGGTCTCACAAGGCCCAATCCACCCGACCTAGGCGCGATACGCAGCGGGACACGCCGTCATAGGAGAATAGCGGACCCTGAGGGATTCGTGTGTTCTCCATATGGACATGTCAACGTCTGACAGAACAGCGGACCAATCGAGGTACGCGAAGAGCAGTAGGTCGTCCCGTCCCAACATGCTCCCTTGGGAGGTCACAGGCATTGGCGGGAACGAGGGCTTCAACGACATGATCCGAACAGAAGCGTCCGTAGCTGTCTTCGAAGTGCTTTGTCTCGACCTCCTGGCTGAATCGAAAATCTTGCCCCTCGCGCGACGTCCCTCGGTACGTCCGTTTGGTTGTCCCGTGGAGGCCACAATGACTCCCAAACTTGATAACGGCGCCGCAAGTCTGAACCGAGCGACTAGCATCCCAACGGATCAGTAAGGCACTCCGCCATGAAAGCAGAGACCGAGAACGACCGCCCAGTGCTCGGTAAGACCGAGAACGACCGCACAGTGCTCGGTAAGACCGAGAACGACCGCACAGTGCTCAACAATTTGTTCGGATTGGAAGAGGGGACATGCTACCTCGTTCGGGGGAAAAAGGCCGAAACGAGCTACCTGCTCTTCCAAGCCATTGTGGAACAGGGGACTCCTGGCCTTTGCATTACGACGAGGTACCCGGAGAAAGTGCGTTTGCGGTACCGTCTCGCCTCCTTTCCGGTCTGGTGGATTTCCTTCGTCCCAGGGGATCAACACTACGCCCCAACCGCGATCGGCGTCCTTGCGAAGGTGATCGAGGGCTTCGTCGACGAGAACCCAGCCGGCTGCGTTGTACTCCTGGACGGTGTTGAATCGATCATGAACAACATCGGGTTCGACAAGGACATGCTCTTCGTCGAGCATCTGAACGAGTACATGATGTCGCGGAAAGCGATCGTCCTCTTCACCGTGGATCCGGAGTGTTTCAAGCTATCCGAATTCGCCCGCCTCGAGAGATCCCTCGAAAGCATCGACGAACCGCAGTTGCGTCAAGCCCTGGACAACCCGGAACACTATCCTCGAACTGGAATCCGCTGACTGACGCGGACCCAAACATGAACGAACGGTCTCCCGGTGGCGGGACGAAGTGAAGGGATACCACCTCAGCCGTCCACCTCGCCGAGGAACGCATCCTTCGCCGCCCGCAGGTGATGGATTCACCCAAGGATGCCCTTGCGCGAATCAAACGCGGCTTCGCGGGGCCCTTGATTGACCGCGATTCGCATGGGAAAGAGCGCCGTCGTGCGGATTCGCTCTGTACGAGGCAATTTGGGCCAGTTCCGTCCTATGGATTCAAGGACGCGGGCATCGAGGCGACTACCGTGTCCTTCAACGTACGCACGAGCAAATCCTGATGGACCGGTTCGAGGCCCGTGACCACAAGGAAGGCAGCGTCATCGAGATTTCTGCGAAGCGGTTGCGCCATTCAATGCAGACGGCGGTCCGGCACTACCGGACCTGCGGACCAGCAGAGGTCAGAAGGCGGCGCAAGACGCTTGGGAGACGCCGATCGTCAAGGTCAGTGATCGTCGCGACTAGGCGTCGGCAAAACGTCAGACACGGACCCACCGAAAACCATGACCCCCTCGGACACGTCGCCATGGAGGAGCAGCGGACCCGGAGGGATTCGAACCCTCGACAGCCGGATTAGAAATCCGGTGCCCTATCCGTGCTAGGCGACGGGTCCGGTCTCAGGGACAGAACGGCAATCTTAATAACCCATCGACCCCGCACTCCGAGAACCGTTATCTAGCCCGGCCCATCCTTCCGATCCGGAGTTTTGACACCATCAAGGTCGTCCTCCTCGGAGCCGGCGCGATTTGCTCCGTCGTCGCCACACTCCTCGCGAAGAGCCCGAACGAATCGGGGGCGTGGGTCGGGGGCTCTCCGTGCCGCGCTTATACCTCTAAGTAGAGGTATATTACCGGCCGAGCCCAGGTGGGGACCGCGGTCTCACTTCCCGTGCAGTGCGGCTACGCGGAGAGGTCCTCGATGCGGTGTTGGCCCGCGTACACGTTGAATCGCTCGCCGCGCGCGAATCCGACGAGCGTCATCCCGAACTCGTTCGCCAGGGTGACCGCCAAGCTGGAGGGCGCTCCGACCGCTATGACGAACGGCGCGCCAGCCACCGCGGCCTTCTGCATGATCTCGAAGCTCGCGCGGCCGCTCACGGCAAGGATCCGGTCCGACAACGGGACGCGGTCCGAGAGGAACTGCTCCCCGACGACCTTGTCGACCGCATTGTGCCGGCCGACGTCCTCTCGAATGCTCACGCGGCGGCCGGCGGCTTCGAACAGCCCAGCGGCGTGAATCCCGCCCGTCTGCGAGAACAACGTCTGACCTGTCCGGAGGCGCTCCGGGATCGCCGCGATCGTCTCGGCGGTGGCGAGAGGCCGGTCCTTCGGAATCGGATGGCGGGCGGCGACGCGGACCGCTTCCAGGGACGTCTTGCCGCAGACGCCGCAGCTGGACGACATGTAGAAATGGCGGCTCAATCGGTCCGCGTTGAACTCGATTTCGGGCCGGAGGACCGCGCTCACGATGTTGTACTCCTGCGCGATGCCGGCGTCCGTGCAGTACTCGATCCGCACGAGGTCCCGTTTCCGGGCGACGATCCCCTCCGTCAGGAGGAATCCGGCCGCGAGCTCGAAGTCGTTCCCCGGAGTCCGCATCGTGACCGCTAGGGAAGTCGTGGCGCGGCGTTTCCCGCCGTGCTCCACGCGGATTTCTAGCGGCTCTTCGGCGGCGAGCCGGTCCTCTTCCTCGACGAGGCTCCCAGGGCTTCGCTTCCAGACGTCCGCGGTCGCCGTGGGGCCGGGGCGGTTCACGGGCCCTCCGGAGGTGTCGAGGGCCGGGTGATCTGCACGAGGGCGTTGTAGTCGGGCATCTCGCACGCGGGATCGACGACGCCACGGCGGATCAGGACGTTGCCCTCGGGCCAGTAGATCTGGACGTTCCGCGGTCGGATCGGCGCGATCCGGACGGGGCCCCGCAGCGATCCGAGCGGGTTCGAGACGAGGACTTCGTCGCCTTCATGGATGCCGAGCGCGTTCGCGTCGTCGGCGGACATGAGGACGTCTCGGCGCGCCGCACCCAACAAGAAGTCGACGTCGCCGTGAATCATCGAGTTGAACTGCTTCCCGCGTCGCGTGCTCAGCAGGAACTGCCCCTCCGGGATGTCCGCATCCGGCAGGCCGACCGTCGTGAAGCGCGCCCTTCCGTCCGGCGTCGGGAAGACGCCTCCCTCGCAGAGGCGCGGGCCGCTGTACTGAAAGGCGTCTCCCTTGGCCGCGAGGTTCTGGATGCCGTCGTACGTCGGGATCGCCCGGGCGATCTCCGCACGGATGGCGGCGGCGTCCTTGAAATGGATGAGCCG from Thermoplasmata archaeon encodes:
- the fdhD gene encoding formate dehydrogenase accessory sulfurtransferase FdhD translates to MNRPGPTATADVWKRSPGSLVEEEDRLAAEEPLEIRVEHGGKRRATTSLAVTMRTPGNDFELAAGFLLTEGIVARKRDLVRIEYCTDAGIAQEYNIVSAVLRPEIEFNADRLSRHFYMSSSCGVCGKTSLEAVRVAARHPIPKDRPLATAETIAAIPERLRTGQTLFSQTGGIHAAGLFEAAGRRVSIREDVGRHNAVDKVVGEQFLSDRVPLSDRILAVSGRASFEIMQKAAVAGAPFVIAVGAPSSLAVTLANEFGMTLVGFARGERFNVYAGQHRIEDLSA
- a CDS encoding DUF835 domain-containing protein; translation: MKAETENDRPVLGKTENDRTVLGKTENDRTVLNNLFGLEEGTCYLVRGKKAETSYLLFQAIVEQGTPGLCITTRYPEKVRLRYRLASFPVWWISFVPGDQHYAPTAIGVLAKVIEGFVDENPAGCVVLLDGVESIMNNIGFDKDMLFVEHLNEYMMSRKAIVLFTVDPECFKLSEFARLERSLESIDEPQLRQALDNPEHYPRTGIR
- a CDS encoding Gfo/Idh/MocA family oxidoreductase; its protein translation is MATQIESTLGVGIIGVSPVRGWAATAHIPALHALPNYEIRALSGHSAESARAAGEAFGVSAVFSDPKQLVSQPDIDVVAVTVKVPHHRELVSAALAAGKAVYCEWPLGRDLDDARAMAALAAKQGVRTVVGLQARQAPAIEFVRELLRDGYVGEVLSTTMVGLSVPGDVIVQPNAYMLDKTNGANVLTIAVGHSLDILNYVLGEFADLSAVSNLRRPLITIEETGEQIVKTAADQIAVIGTLTSGAIASVHVREAVAGGTGFLWEINGTDGTLRITADAAYPEIYPLTVAGAHGRSEPAELAVPATLTQKWPALTRLQGAPAYNVGRAYAAFAADIENGTHTVPDFADAVRRHEVIAAIERSAASGERLKV